One genomic segment of Bradyrhizobium diazoefficiens includes these proteins:
- a CDS encoding PAS domain S-box protein gives MWAFLERILDSSMLSPHGICLLWEPELIWLHVVSDAIIATAYFSIPFALAILVTKRRDLKFGWLYWAFAIFIMACGLTHVLSIYTLWVPIYGIEGLVKAVTAVASIFTAGALWPLLPKILTIPSPFELRKVRAALEEEEIKSRDATLLLKQVGEAQRAMRESVVRLTAIVETAVDGVILFDAQDRILLFNPACERLFGYQADEVMHRNVSMLMPAADAAPDGHARHFATSGEATGLRKDGSTFPMDLSVGQVRQDGELSFVGIIHDLTARKLTEQQLQQAQKMETVGQLSGGIAHDFNNLLTVIIGNAEHLSEQLKPRPDLRRFADDICLSGERGAELTQRLLAFSRRQLLQPQTIDCRNLLDSMFKLLKRTLREDIEIRTGSGPGTILAFADRAQLESAVLNLALNAQDAMPSGGHLTLSTELAAIDDDYRALHPEVASGSYAMIAVTDDGEGMTPEIIARAFEPFFTTKEVGKGSGLGLSMVYGFAKQSDGHVSIYSEQSLGTTVRIYLPRADAGPSASDLADAEEAAPRGYETILIAEDDPFVRSSAIRRVEALGYSVVAAVNGKEALQRLRSDPGIDMLFTDIVMPGGMSGWELADQARRIRPGLPVLFTSGYALETLVEQGRAHAQAIVLTKPYRKAELAQRLRDAFAAAAVATS, from the coding sequence ATGTGGGCCTTTCTCGAACGTATCCTCGACTCCTCGATGCTCTCGCCGCATGGCATCTGCCTGCTGTGGGAACCCGAGCTGATCTGGCTTCATGTCGTCTCGGACGCGATCATCGCCACCGCCTATTTCTCGATCCCGTTCGCCCTCGCCATTCTCGTCACCAAGCGGCGCGACCTCAAATTCGGCTGGCTCTATTGGGCGTTCGCAATCTTCATCATGGCATGCGGCCTGACCCATGTGCTGTCGATCTACACGCTGTGGGTCCCGATCTACGGCATCGAGGGTCTCGTCAAGGCGGTCACCGCCGTGGCCTCCATCTTCACGGCCGGCGCGCTCTGGCCGCTGCTGCCCAAGATCCTGACGATCCCCTCTCCGTTCGAGCTGCGGAAGGTCCGCGCCGCGCTCGAGGAGGAAGAGATCAAGAGCCGGGACGCGACGCTGCTGCTGAAGCAGGTCGGCGAGGCCCAGCGGGCGATGCGCGAGAGTGTGGTGCGGCTCACTGCGATCGTCGAGACCGCGGTCGACGGGGTCATCCTGTTCGACGCGCAGGACCGCATCCTGCTGTTCAATCCCGCCTGCGAGCGCCTGTTCGGCTATCAGGCCGACGAGGTGATGCACCGGAATGTCAGCATGCTGATGCCCGCGGCGGACGCTGCGCCAGACGGCCATGCGAGGCATTTCGCGACCAGCGGCGAGGCCACCGGCCTGCGCAAGGATGGATCGACCTTTCCGATGGACCTGTCGGTCGGCCAGGTGCGGCAGGACGGCGAACTGAGTTTCGTCGGCATCATCCACGACCTGACCGCGCGCAAGCTGACCGAGCAGCAGCTCCAGCAGGCGCAGAAGATGGAGACGGTCGGTCAGCTCTCCGGCGGCATCGCGCACGACTTCAACAATCTCCTTACCGTCATCATCGGCAACGCCGAGCATTTGAGCGAGCAGCTCAAGCCAAGGCCCGACCTGCGGCGGTTTGCCGACGACATCTGCCTGTCCGGCGAACGCGGCGCCGAGTTGACGCAGCGGCTGCTCGCATTCAGCCGCCGCCAGCTGCTCCAGCCACAGACGATCGATTGCCGCAACCTGCTCGATTCCATGTTCAAGCTGCTCAAGCGCACCTTGCGCGAGGACATCGAGATCAGGACCGGCTCGGGGCCGGGGACGATCCTGGCCTTTGCGGACCGCGCCCAGCTCGAATCTGCCGTGCTGAACCTCGCGCTCAACGCACAGGACGCCATGCCGTCCGGAGGACATCTGACGCTGAGCACGGAGCTCGCTGCGATCGACGACGACTATCGTGCCCTTCATCCCGAAGTCGCCTCCGGCAGCTACGCCATGATCGCAGTCACCGACGACGGCGAAGGCATGACGCCTGAGATCATCGCACGCGCCTTCGAGCCGTTCTTCACCACCAAGGAGGTCGGCAAGGGCTCCGGCCTCGGGCTGAGCATGGTCTATGGTTTCGCCAAGCAATCCGACGGCCATGTCTCGATCTACAGCGAGCAAAGCCTCGGGACGACGGTCCGGATCTACCTGCCGCGCGCCGACGCCGGACCATCCGCGAGCGACCTTGCAGACGCCGAGGAGGCGGCGCCGCGAGGCTACGAGACGATCCTGATCGCCGAGGACGATCCGTTCGTCCGGTCCTCCGCCATTCGCCGGGTGGAAGCCCTCGGCTACAGCGTCGTTGCCGCGGTCAACGGCAAGGAGGCCTTGCAACGGCTGCGCTCCGATCCCGGCATCGACATGCTGTTCACCGATATCGTGATGCCCGGGGGCATGAGCGGCTGGGAGCTCGCCGACCAGGCGCGGCGGATTCGCCCGGGTCTGCCGGTCCTGTTCACCTCGGGCTACGCGCTGGAGACGCTGGTCGAGCAGGGCCGCGCGCATGCGCAAGCGATCGTGCTGACCAAGCCCTATCGCAAGGCCGAGCTCGCACAGCGGCTCAGGGACGCGTTTGCCGCGGCAGCGGTCGCCACCTCCTAA
- a CDS encoding outer membrane protein: protein MKFSLPISTAILGAAVTICSANASAADLPPYPQEAPVIRAPVYGWQGAYVGLAAGGSWGRSKHVDRATGLDDTPVFNVNGGMFGATAGYNWQLTSWIFGAEGDLSWTGQKGSSHDSGPAGNPDFSSFTKMQWLGTLRGRVGYTPGNLLLYATAGYAVAGVEAGIKSAATGTVFDSASASRSGWTVGAGAEWAFGPAWSAKAEYLYVKLGDSGFSTPNLGAAFDRSHVSLDDHVVRIGINHYFSGLPIQHY from the coding sequence ATGAAATTCTCTCTCCCGATCTCGACAGCTATTCTTGGCGCCGCGGTCACGATCTGTTCGGCCAACGCTTCGGCTGCCGACCTGCCGCCCTATCCGCAAGAAGCGCCCGTCATTCGCGCGCCGGTCTATGGCTGGCAGGGCGCTTATGTCGGCCTGGCCGCGGGCGGGTCGTGGGGACGCAGCAAACATGTCGATCGTGCGACAGGCCTCGACGATACACCCGTGTTCAACGTGAATGGCGGCATGTTCGGCGCGACCGCCGGCTACAATTGGCAGCTGACGAGCTGGATTTTCGGCGCCGAAGGCGATTTGTCATGGACCGGTCAAAAAGGCAGTTCGCATGACAGCGGCCCCGCCGGCAATCCGGACTTCTCGAGTTTCACAAAAATGCAATGGCTCGGCACCCTGCGCGGGCGCGTCGGCTACACGCCCGGAAATTTGCTGCTCTATGCAACGGCGGGTTATGCAGTTGCAGGCGTTGAAGCCGGCATCAAATCGGCCGCAACCGGCACCGTGTTCGACAGCGCCTCGGCGTCGCGATCGGGATGGACCGTCGGCGCGGGCGCCGAATGGGCATTCGGGCCGGCATGGTCGGCGAAAGCCGAATATCTCTATGTGAAACTGGGAGATAGCGGTTTCTCCACGCCTAACCTTGGCGCCGCATTCGATCGCAGTCACGTGTCACTCGACGATCACGTCGTTCGGATCGGCATCAACCACTATTTCAGCGGCCTTCCGATCCAGCATTACTAG
- a CDS encoding caspase family protein: MFRLKSFIMTAGLLGSLFGFACGPVSAQVAPVEPAPTTLQGPEQRVALVIGNSKYQNAPQLQNPDNDAQSMAQFLNSAGFEVVAATDLSQNDMLRVVQDFSAKVSARGPNTVAMVYYAGHGVQLAGENYLVPVDAKVSSPTELVNNSVRLVDVMSTLEAIPSRMRIVILDACRNNPFPNVNDAGRGLAIVDAPNGSIVGYSTAPGAEALDGTGGHSPYTQAFLNVAREPNVPIEQLFKRVRLAVNQTTSGAQIPWESSSLTSDFTFFGDTAVAASRAPVNAPVVQMASNLPSRSTRQAYDYVVSEGRPEYYQEFIQMYPHDPLCDHIRWLLNNLLISQAWHKAVLANSPLAYKSFYDSYGNSPYAQVALKLQAEPKQIPLMQATKFLAPQNITPSFKIGNLGQPKYMQLMQQGNGGPQMNGNLPIVQKPVDGNVIGKLGNGGQIVNLPAGNNQPNGAPSPTPGKIVTLPAPISTTNNHAGAIGKIVTLPATNNNTPNAGNGNPGKIVSMPVNVGKGGATVEAKPVVQTQNNPVRVDNGNTGIVKLNNNPVNKVQVQNNQQNTRPQFNTTNRMVSNGSNNFRQSMNQAPSMGGNNHRSFMH, translated from the coding sequence ATGTTCCGCCTAAAATCTTTCATAATGACTGCGGGCCTGCTGGGAAGCCTGTTCGGCTTCGCGTGCGGTCCCGTTTCCGCGCAAGTCGCCCCGGTCGAGCCGGCCCCCACCACGCTGCAAGGCCCGGAGCAGCGGGTGGCGCTGGTGATCGGCAATTCCAAATACCAGAACGCCCCGCAGCTGCAAAACCCCGACAATGATGCGCAGTCGATGGCGCAGTTCCTGAACTCGGCCGGTTTCGAAGTCGTTGCTGCGACCGATCTCAGCCAGAACGACATGCTGCGCGTGGTGCAGGACTTTTCCGCCAAAGTGTCCGCGCGCGGTCCGAACACGGTGGCGATGGTCTACTACGCCGGTCACGGCGTGCAGCTCGCCGGCGAGAACTATCTCGTGCCGGTCGATGCCAAGGTCTCCAGCCCGACCGAGCTCGTCAACAATTCGGTGCGCCTGGTCGACGTGATGTCGACGCTGGAGGCGATCCCGAGCCGCATGCGTATCGTCATTCTCGATGCCTGCCGCAACAATCCCTTCCCGAACGTGAATGACGCCGGCCGGGGCCTTGCCATTGTCGACGCGCCGAACGGCTCGATCGTCGGCTATTCCACCGCGCCCGGCGCCGAAGCGCTCGACGGCACGGGCGGCCACAGCCCCTATACACAGGCCTTCCTGAACGTCGCGCGCGAGCCGAACGTGCCGATCGAGCAGCTGTTCAAGCGCGTGCGGCTCGCGGTGAACCAGACCACCAGCGGCGCGCAGATCCCGTGGGAGAGCTCCTCGCTCACGTCCGACTTCACCTTCTTCGGCGACACCGCTGTTGCCGCCAGCCGCGCGCCGGTGAATGCACCCGTCGTGCAGATGGCCTCCAACCTGCCGAGCCGCTCGACCCGCCAGGCCTATGATTATGTCGTGTCCGAGGGACGGCCGGAGTACTATCAGGAGTTCATCCAGATGTATCCGCACGACCCGCTGTGCGACCATATCCGCTGGCTGCTCAATAACCTGCTGATCTCGCAGGCCTGGCACAAGGCGGTGCTCGCGAACTCGCCGCTTGCCTACAAGAGCTTCTACGACAGCTACGGCAACAGCCCCTATGCGCAGGTCGCGCTCAAGCTCCAGGCGGAGCCGAAGCAGATTCCGCTGATGCAGGCGACCAAGTTCCTGGCGCCGCAGAACATCACCCCGAGTTTCAAGATCGGCAATCTCGGCCAGCCCAAATACATGCAGCTGATGCAGCAGGGTAATGGCGGGCCGCAAATGAACGGCAATCTGCCGATCGTGCAGAAGCCGGTCGACGGCAACGTGATCGGCAAGCTCGGCAATGGCGGCCAGATCGTCAATCTGCCGGCGGGCAACAACCAGCCGAACGGCGCGCCCTCGCCAACCCCTGGCAAGATCGTCACCTTGCCTGCGCCGATCAGCACGACCAACAATCATGCCGGCGCCATCGGCAAGATCGTGACGCTGCCCGCGACCAACAACAACACGCCGAACGCCGGCAATGGCAATCCGGGCAAGATCGTCAGCATGCCGGTGAACGTCGGCAAGGGCGGCGCGACTGTCGAGGCGAAGCCGGTCGTCCAGACGCAGAACAACCCGGTCCGCGTCGACAACGGCAACACCGGCATCGTGAAGCTCAACAACAATCCGGTGAACAAGGTGCAGGTCCAGAACAACCAGCAGAACACCCGCCCGCAGTTCAACACGACCAACCGCATGGTCAGCAACGGCAGCAACAACTTCCGCCAGTCGATGAACCAGGCGCCGAGTATGGGCGGCAACAACCATCGCAGCTTCATGCACTGA
- a CDS encoding glycosyltransferase family 4 protein produces the protein MRILVATDAWHPQVNGVVRTLTKLADAAKGLSIEGLGVEFTFLTPQSFRTFAMPSYRDVRLAMPRPARIARLIEEARPDSIHIATEGPIGLMVRRYCRQRKLPFTTSFHTRFPEYVRARVPVPGSLIWRALRRFHAPSRAVMAATPALARELTERGFDNVVLWPRGVDTQLFHPRAIDLCLPAPVFLSVGRVAVEKNLEAFLDLDLPGTKVVVGDGPARASLEQAYPDAIFLGEKHGEALAEIYAAADVFVFPSKTDTFGLVLLEALASGLPVAAFPVKGPRDVIGDAPVGALDHDLRNACFAALGIARQDCIEFAANYTWEASARVFIDSIQAVGAVLPGRNGAEPARFVA, from the coding sequence ATGCGGATCCTGGTCGCGACCGACGCCTGGCACCCGCAAGTCAATGGTGTGGTTCGCACGCTGACCAAGCTCGCTGACGCGGCGAAGGGGCTTAGCATCGAAGGTCTTGGCGTCGAGTTCACGTTCCTGACGCCGCAATCGTTCCGCACGTTTGCGATGCCAAGCTATCGCGATGTGCGGCTCGCCATGCCGCGCCCGGCGCGAATCGCGCGGCTGATCGAAGAGGCCCGTCCCGACAGCATTCATATCGCGACCGAAGGGCCGATCGGCCTGATGGTCCGCCGCTACTGCCGCCAGCGCAAGCTGCCGTTCACGACCAGCTTCCACACCCGCTTTCCCGAATATGTTCGCGCCCGCGTCCCGGTTCCGGGCTCGCTGATCTGGCGGGCGCTGCGCCGCTTCCATGCGCCCAGCCGCGCCGTAATGGCGGCAACGCCCGCGCTCGCCCGCGAATTGACCGAGCGCGGCTTCGACAATGTCGTACTGTGGCCGCGCGGCGTCGACACGCAGTTGTTCCATCCGCGTGCCATCGATCTCTGCCTGCCGGCACCGGTGTTCCTGTCAGTCGGCCGTGTCGCGGTCGAGAAGAATCTCGAAGCTTTCCTCGACCTCGACCTGCCCGGCACCAAGGTCGTGGTCGGCGACGGCCCGGCGCGGGCCTCGCTGGAACAGGCCTATCCTGACGCGATCTTCCTCGGCGAGAAGCACGGCGAGGCGCTGGCGGAGATCTATGCCGCCGCCGACGTGTTTGTATTTCCCAGCAAGACCGACACATTCGGCCTGGTCCTGCTCGAGGCGCTCGCAAGCGGCCTGCCGGTTGCGGCATTTCCGGTGAAGGGCCCGCGCGACGTGATCGGCGATGCTCCGGTCGGCGCGCTCGACCACGATCTGCGCAACGCCTGCTTTGCGGCGCTCGGCATCGCTCGGCAGGACTGCATCGAGTTCGCCGCCAACTACACCTGGGAAGCCTCCGCCCGGGTCTTTATCGACAGCATCCAGGCGGTCGGCGCCGTGCTGCCCGGCCGGAACGGGGCCGAGCCGGCACGCTTCGTTGCCTAA
- a CDS encoding threonine/serine dehydratase gives MTEQLLPIGPADIDAAARVIAPYAIRTPLLSFPVLNERVGAKVFLKPEMLQRTGSFKFRGAFNKVFSIPQDKRAGGVVAFSSGNHAQGVAAAAKILDMQATIVMPADAPLSKRERTKSYGAEVVLYDRDRDDREAISRGIAEKRGATLVKPYDDPYVIAGQGTAGREIAEDMASLGLAPDIVVAPASGGGLIAGVATAVKARYPRAEIVVAEPEAFDDHGISLTAGHREPHPPAGRTICDALMALMPGEMTFAINSKLLARGVTASDKEVGAAVGFAYRELKLVVEPGGAVGLAALLAGRLDVAGKNVVIVLSGGNVDADLFAELVA, from the coding sequence ATGACCGAACAGCTCCTCCCGATCGGCCCTGCCGACATCGATGCCGCAGCACGCGTCATCGCGCCCTACGCCATCCGCACCCCGCTGTTGTCCTTTCCCGTGCTCAACGAGCGCGTCGGCGCCAAGGTGTTCTTGAAGCCGGAGATGCTTCAGCGCACCGGCTCCTTCAAGTTCCGCGGCGCCTTCAACAAGGTGTTCTCGATCCCGCAGGACAAGCGCGCGGGCGGCGTCGTCGCGTTCTCCTCCGGCAACCACGCCCAGGGCGTGGCGGCGGCGGCAAAAATCCTCGACATGCAGGCGACCATCGTAATGCCGGCGGATGCGCCGCTGTCTAAGCGCGAGCGCACCAAATCCTACGGCGCCGAGGTCGTGCTGTACGATCGCGACCGCGACGACCGCGAGGCGATCTCGCGCGGCATCGCCGAGAAGCGCGGCGCGACGCTGGTCAAGCCGTATGACGATCCCTACGTGATTGCAGGGCAGGGCACCGCCGGCCGCGAGATCGCCGAGGACATGGCGAGCCTCGGCCTTGCCCCCGACATCGTGGTGGCCCCGGCCTCCGGCGGCGGCCTGATCGCGGGCGTCGCCACGGCGGTGAAGGCGCGCTATCCGCGCGCCGAGATCGTGGTGGCCGAGCCCGAGGCGTTCGACGATCATGGCATCTCGCTGACCGCAGGCCATCGCGAGCCGCATCCACCCGCAGGCCGCACCATCTGCGATGCGCTGATGGCGCTGATGCCCGGCGAGATGACGTTTGCGATCAACAGCAAACTCCTGGCGCGCGGCGTGACCGCGTCGGACAAGGAAGTCGGTGCCGCCGTCGGATTTGCCTATCGCGAGCTGAAGCTCGTGGTCGAGCCGGGCGGCGCGGTGGGACTTGCCGCGCTGCTCGCGGGACGCCTCGACGTCGCCGGGAAGAACGTCGTCATCGTGCTCTCCGGCGGCAATGTCGATGCGGATTTGTTTGCCGAGCTGGTGGCCTGA
- a CDS encoding UDP-2,3-diacylglucosamine diphosphatase: MGSYDVSDESPERRFRTLFISDVHLGARGSQADLLLDFLRYHDADTIYLVGDIVDGWALKSSWHWPQSHNDLVQKLLRKARKGAKIIYVPGNHDEFLRNYYGTHFGGIDVVENTVHTGADGKRYLVIHGDIFDLVVQNARWLAHLGDKAYDFAIQMNRFVNFFRRMFGVPYWSLSQWAKQKVKNAVNYIGAFEQALSAEARRHDADGVICGHIHYAVIRDEAGIRYMNCGDWVESCTALVEHDDGHFEIITWADHLRKPAQVPQVAARAA; this comes from the coding sequence ATGGGAAGTTACGATGTGAGTGACGAAAGCCCGGAGCGGCGCTTTCGCACGTTGTTCATCTCCGACGTTCATCTCGGAGCCCGCGGTTCTCAAGCCGACCTTCTGCTCGACTTTCTGCGCTACCACGATGCCGATACGATCTATCTGGTCGGCGACATCGTCGACGGCTGGGCGCTGAAATCGAGCTGGCACTGGCCGCAATCGCATAACGACCTGGTGCAGAAGCTGCTGCGCAAGGCGCGCAAGGGCGCCAAGATCATCTACGTGCCCGGCAATCACGACGAGTTCCTGCGCAATTATTACGGCACGCATTTCGGCGGCATCGACGTCGTCGAGAACACCGTCCACACCGGCGCGGACGGCAAGCGCTATCTCGTCATCCACGGCGACATCTTCGACCTCGTGGTGCAGAACGCGCGCTGGCTCGCCCATCTCGGCGACAAGGCCTACGACTTCGCGATCCAGATGAATCGGTTCGTGAACTTCTTCCGCCGCATGTTCGGCGTGCCCTATTGGTCGCTGTCGCAATGGGCCAAGCAGAAGGTCAAGAACGCGGTCAACTATATCGGCGCGTTCGAACAGGCACTCTCGGCGGAAGCGCGGCGCCATGACGCCGACGGCGTGATCTGCGGCCACATCCATTACGCCGTGATCCGCGACGAGGCCGGCATCCGCTACATGAACTGCGGTGACTGGGTCGAGAGCTGCACCGCGCTGGTCGAGCACGACGACGGCCATTTCGAGATCATCACTTGGGCCGATCACTTGCGGAAGCCGGCACAAGTTCCGCAGGTCGCAGCGAGAGCTGCATAA
- a CDS encoding Hint domain-containing protein, with the protein MSEITTPSSGAHTRRAVISRGLGAAAAGVAASAMTTRSARADGKSSGAANIGSGNAAAGNCFLKGTRISTAAGERRIEDLVVGDLLPTVFGGLRAIQWIGRFSRTKSDPAKPWVKSARPVRIARDALAPNVPHADLYVTQGHAVLIDGLLIPAGNLVNGTTITLDAADEHDALEFFHIKLESHDVIYAEGAPCETLLRVDETMSNFADYLRKHGEQDTQEVHCAPIVGHGRRSAIMTKARRLVSPWLGPQKVDVIGARLGSRAASIL; encoded by the coding sequence ATGTCTGAGATCACGACTCCATCGTCGGGCGCCCATACGCGGCGTGCCGTCATTTCGAGAGGCCTCGGTGCGGCGGCAGCAGGCGTCGCGGCGAGCGCGATGACGACGCGTTCGGCAAGGGCCGATGGCAAGAGCAGCGGAGCAGCGAATATCGGCAGTGGCAATGCTGCCGCCGGCAACTGCTTCCTGAAAGGCACCCGGATCTCCACGGCGGCGGGCGAGCGAAGGATCGAGGATCTTGTGGTCGGCGATCTCCTGCCGACAGTGTTCGGCGGACTGCGCGCGATCCAATGGATCGGCCGGTTCAGCCGCACCAAGAGCGATCCTGCCAAGCCCTGGGTGAAGAGCGCGCGGCCGGTCCGCATCGCCCGTGATGCGCTTGCGCCCAACGTGCCGCACGCCGACCTCTACGTGACCCAGGGTCATGCCGTGCTCATCGACGGCCTCCTCATCCCGGCGGGCAACCTCGTCAACGGCACGACCATCACGCTCGACGCGGCGGATGAGCATGACGCGCTCGAATTCTTCCACATCAAGCTCGAATCCCACGACGTGATCTACGCCGAGGGCGCGCCCTGCGAGACGCTGCTCCGGGTCGACGAGACGATGAGCAACTTTGCGGACTATCTGCGCAAGCATGGCGAGCAGGACACGCAGGAAGTCCACTGCGCGCCGATCGTCGGTCATGGCCGCCGCAGCGCGATCATGACGAAGGCGCGTCGCCTGGTCTCGCCCTGGCTCGGCCCGCAAAAGGTGGATGTCATCGGCGCCCGCCTCGGCTCGCGCGCGGCCAGCATCCTCTGA
- the thiD gene encoding bifunctional hydroxymethylpyrimidine kinase/phosphomethylpyrimidine kinase, which translates to MTTPIALTIAGSDSSGGAGIQADLKTFAALGVYGASAITALTAQNTQGVTGIHAVPADFVTAQIDAVFSDLDVGAVKIGMVAQAASIDAIAAALSRWQPRHMVLDPVMVATSGDRLLAPEAVEALRTKLIPLASVITPNLPEAAALLGEPVAASAAAIEGQGRRLLALGCRAVLIKGGHGEGAESIDYLVDSRTTIALAAPRLATGNTHGTGCSLSSAVAAGLARGEDLEQSVRNAKAWISAAITAADRFSVGHGHGPIHHFHRYY; encoded by the coding sequence ATGACGACGCCGATCGCGCTCACCATCGCCGGCTCCGATTCGAGCGGCGGGGCCGGCATCCAGGCGGACCTGAAGACCTTTGCCGCGCTCGGCGTCTATGGCGCCTCCGCCATCACGGCGCTGACGGCGCAGAACACGCAGGGCGTCACCGGCATCCACGCGGTGCCGGCCGATTTCGTCACCGCGCAGATCGACGCGGTGTTCTCCGATCTCGATGTCGGCGCGGTGAAGATCGGCATGGTGGCGCAGGCCGCCAGCATCGACGCGATCGCGGCCGCGCTGTCGCGCTGGCAGCCGCGCCATATGGTGCTCGATCCCGTAATGGTAGCGACATCGGGCGATCGCCTGCTGGCGCCTGAGGCCGTCGAGGCGCTGCGCACAAAACTGATACCGCTGGCATCGGTGATTACGCCGAACCTGCCGGAGGCTGCGGCACTGCTCGGCGAGCCTGTCGCGGCAAGCGCGGCCGCCATCGAAGGTCAGGGACGCCGTCTGCTCGCGCTCGGCTGCCGCGCGGTCCTGATCAAGGGCGGGCACGGCGAAGGCGCCGAGAGCATCGACTATCTCGTCGATTCCAGGACAACGATCGCGCTGGCGGCGCCGCGGCTCGCCACAGGCAACACCCACGGCACCGGCTGCTCGCTGTCCTCGGCGGTCGCAGCGGGGCTCGCCAGGGGCGAGGATCTCGAGCAGTCGGTGCGCAACGCCAAGGCATGGATCAGCGCTGCGATCACGGCCGCCGACCGCTTCAGCGTCGGTCACGGCCACGGGCCGATCCACCATTTCCACAGGTATTACTGA
- a CDS encoding Lrp/AsnC ligand binding domain-containing protein, which translates to MVPFFVQIKCKLGQSYTVANALAEAEIASEIYSTAGQYDLLVKFYVDKDTDIGHFVNEKVQVLPGIQDTLTIITFKAFGTG; encoded by the coding sequence ATGGTTCCGTTTTTCGTCCAGATCAAATGCAAGCTCGGCCAGTCCTACACGGTCGCCAACGCGCTCGCCGAGGCCGAGATCGCCTCCGAGATCTACTCCACCGCCGGCCAATACGATTTGCTGGTGAAGTTCTATGTCGACAAGGACACCGATATCGGCCACTTCGTCAACGAGAAGGTGCAGGTGCTGCCGGGCATCCAGGACACCCTCACCATCATCACCTTCAAGGCGTTCGGCACGGGCTAG
- a CDS encoding c-type cytochrome, whose protein sequence is MLQRTILAALLAAAAASGVYWWLSAPVVAAAGSAPAHPPDLANGEVMFNVGGCASCHAVPDQPDRTRLGGGVAIKSPFGTFYAPNISPDPADGIGKWTDTDFVNAVMHGVSPDGQHYFPAFPYTSYQHARREDVLDLFAYLKTLPPVAGKVRDHDVGFPFNVRRNIGIWKFLFMDSKPLIADASKSLQWKRGAYLVNSFGHCAECHTPRNALGGIIAGERFAGGPNPEGEGWVPNITQKGLGEWSAKDIAYFLKTGELPDGDSAGGAMTRVIKNTSHLSDEDLAAMAEYLKSLPPVDGPTPPKRKEAS, encoded by the coding sequence ATGTTGCAACGAACAATTCTCGCGGCGCTGCTCGCCGCGGCCGCTGCCAGCGGCGTTTATTGGTGGCTCAGCGCGCCCGTGGTGGCGGCCGCTGGCAGCGCACCTGCCCATCCGCCCGATCTCGCCAATGGCGAGGTGATGTTCAACGTAGGCGGCTGCGCCTCGTGCCATGCCGTTCCCGACCAGCCTGACCGCACGCGGCTCGGCGGCGGCGTTGCGATCAAGTCACCGTTCGGAACGTTCTACGCGCCGAACATCTCGCCAGATCCGGCCGACGGCATCGGCAAATGGACTGACACCGATTTCGTCAACGCGGTGATGCACGGAGTCTCGCCGGACGGGCAGCATTACTTTCCGGCGTTTCCCTACACGTCCTATCAGCATGCCAGGCGTGAGGACGTGCTCGATCTGTTCGCCTATCTGAAGACGCTGCCTCCGGTTGCCGGCAAAGTGCGCGACCATGATGTCGGCTTTCCGTTCAACGTCCGCCGCAACATCGGCATCTGGAAATTTCTGTTCATGGATAGCAAGCCGCTCATTGCCGACGCCAGCAAGTCGCTGCAGTGGAAGCGCGGCGCCTATCTCGTCAACAGCTTTGGCCATTGCGCCGAGTGCCACACCCCGCGCAATGCGCTCGGCGGCATCATTGCGGGCGAGCGCTTTGCCGGCGGACCCAATCCGGAAGGCGAGGGCTGGGTGCCCAACATCACACAGAAGGGCCTTGGCGAATGGAGCGCGAAGGATATCGCCTATTTCCTCAAGACAGGCGAACTGCCCGACGGCGACAGCGCCGGTGGCGCCATGACACGCGTGATCAAGAACACCTCGCATTTGTCCGACGAGGATCTCGCGGCGATGGCGGAGTATCTCAAATCGCTGCCGCCCGTGGATGGGCCTACGCCGCCCAAGCGCAAGGAAGCAAGCTAG